A genomic segment from Chrysemys picta bellii isolate R12L10 chromosome 11, ASM1138683v2, whole genome shotgun sequence encodes:
- the LOC135974415 gene encoding mitotic-spindle organizing protein 2-like, producing MSDQGLAGGGADSGLDAALGKVGASVRSRRKLPTAEEAELFELAQAAGIGLDPEVFRLLLDLLRMNVAPLAVFQMLKSLCAGQRPAPSGLAETAPETQGQELRVIRGPTPAGLVLGEPGPGSCPPPCREVPGLGPVAAAFCWGRGVIKGGMELSRQVPPA from the exons ATGTCCGACCAGGGCCTGGCCGGTGGCGGGGCGGACTCGGGGCTGGATGCGGCCCTGGGCAAAGTGGGGGCCTCGGTGCGGTCCCGGCGGAAGCTGCCGAcggcggaggaggcggagctgtTCGAGCTGGCGCAGGCGGCGGGGATCGGTCTCGACCCGGAAGTGTTCAG gctgctgctggacctgctgcgGATGAACGTGGCGCCCCTGGCCGTGTTCCAGATGCTGAAGTCCTTGTGCGCCGGGCAGAGACCGGCTCCCAGCGGCCTCGCCGAGACCGCCCCCGAGACGCAAGGTCAGGAGCTGCGGGTTATTAGGGGCCCCACTCCCGCCGGGCTGGTCCTGGGGGAGCCCGGGCCCGGCTCatgtccccctccctgcagggaggTACCCGGGCTCGGGCCCGTGGCTGCTGCTttctgctggggcagaggggtgatAAAGGGCGGTATGGAATTAAGCAGGCAAGTCCCTCCCGCGTAA
- the LOC135974256 gene encoding E3 ubiquitin-protein ligase TRIM39-like → MAVAPQGCQKCREQDSEEPEESQGSWARGIGHSNCRVLPAVWCLALVDVTLDPDTANPHLILSEDRKHVRYGDTRQDLPNNPERFDTCPIVLGAEGFAGGRRYWEMEVGDKTRWALGVCREYMSRKGLVTASPGNGYWVVWLRDGGYKTCTSPMIPLPVSVRPRRVGIFLDYEAGEVSFYNVTDRSLLFTFTDTFSGTLRPCFCPGLNAEGTNAASLIICPVSAQARGN, encoded by the exons ATGGCTGTTGCACCACAAg ggTGTCAGAAGTGCCGTGAGCAG GACTCAGAAGAGCCCGAGGAGTCGCAG GGCTCCTGGGCCCGGGGTATTGGCCATTCCAACTGCCGCGTCCTCCCTGCGGTCTGGTGCCTGGCACTTG tggacgtgactctggatccagacacggcaaaTCCCCacctcatcctgtctgaggatcgaaAACATGTGAGATACGGAGACACACGCCAGGAtctgcccaacaaccctgagagatttgataCGTGTCCCATTGTCCTGGGTGCTGAGGGGTTTGCGGGCGGGCGGCGTTACTGGGAGATGGAGGTGGGAGACAAGACGAGATGGGCTCTGGGGGTTTGTAGGGAATACATGAGCAGGAAGGGGCTGGTCACAGCATCACCTGGGAATGGATACTGGGTCGTGTGGCTGAGGGATGGAGGGTACAAGACTTGTACCTCCCCCATGATCCCCCTCCCCGTGAGCGTCAGGCCCAGGCGGGTGGGGATTTTCCTGGACTATGAGGCAGGCGAGGTCTCATTTTACAATGTGACTGACAGGTCCCTTCTCTTCACTTTCACCGACACCTTCTCCGGGACGCTCCGCCCTTGTTTCTGTCCTGGTCTCAATGCTGAGGGTACAAACGCGGCTTCCCTGATAATCTGCCCGGTCTCAGCTCAGGCCAGAGGGAATTAG